Below is a window of Humulus lupulus chromosome 2, drHumLupu1.1, whole genome shotgun sequence DNA.
CCAAGACCTTGTAATATCCTTTTATTAGTTTCAGGTTCTAACTGCGTGGTAGGTTTATTTTAAATGAGGGCTCTTATGAAGAGAAAAGGATAGAAACATTGTGGAGTTCACCATGGAAATAAATTTACTACCAGATTGCTACTTGTTGCTTATTCGTTGTCTTGACAGTGGTACAACATCATACAAAACATGGGTGAATTCCAAAAAAATGATCACTTCACACACCCTGCACCCACAGGAGAAGCCGGAGCTAGTGAAGAAATGAGAATATGTTGCAAATGAGTTTGAATAGGACGTTACCTTGGGCAATTGGTGAATAGGCAATCAAACTGATTCCAAGTTCATCACAGGTAGCCTTCACACCATTTTCCTCTGGTATTCTGTAAATGAGGCTGTAATTCACTTGGTTTGAAGCCAGTGGGATACCTCTCTTTTTAAGCTTCTCATATGCATCACGCAGTCTCCTTTCTGGAAAGAGAAATTGTGTAATTTGTTTTTTAGAATACTGGCTCGTTTATAGCAACGTGGACAacaaagtttttttttcctttcctaaAACTACTGCAACTAAGTGTTACATATGCAACAATTGATAAAAAAAGGCATGTTTTCTACAATATCCCAACAGAACATAAAAGAGAAAAACAGGATAATATTACCGGTGTAGTTTGAAACACCAACAGCCTTCACCAACCCTTGCTCAACAGCATCTCCGAGACCATCAATATACCCTGAAATATAAGAAACCAAGTCTGATTTCTTAGAATTGTTTTTAATTTAGAGTTTCTGTGGACAAATAAAGAAAAGATTGGTGGTATGAAAAACCTTCATTTCCCCATACTCCAGGCCTGAAAACCATCAAAACAATTGCTCAGCTTATAATGAGGGAAATGGGGGAGAGATTTGCACACACAGAAAGCTCATTCTTGGCAATAAGCTAATAATACAGACCAATGAAGTTGATAGAGTTCAACTGAAGAAAGTTCAAGGCGATTGAGGGAATCCTTAAGAGCAATGAGCACGCTTTGACGACCGAACCTCCATGGCAGAGCTGCAAATTTGGTTGCAACTGCTACCTCCACATCTGGATCCTTTTGCTTCCTTTCCTTGATAAATCTATATCAAAGATGGTGGAAGTTTATCAGAACATTTAAAAATGAATAGTATACAGCAAGCTTTCTTTTTCTCTAGAAACTGAAAGAACAAATGAACCACCATCAACTTGGCAGAATGTACCTTCCTAATAGAGTTTCAGAACTTATGGCACCCAAAGCAAGCTGCAAAATTTAATATAGTACATGATTAGCTAGAAGACTTTGATGGCTCTTAATGCAGAGGCATATAGGAAATAAAAAGACCCTTCACTCACCCTTGAGCCATAAACTTCAGCTGTATCGAAGAAGGTTATGCCGCGGTCAATGCTGGTGTTGAAAGCAGCCTTGGCGGCCTTCATTTTCCTATCTGCAAGTGAAAGCACAAAActttcagaattttttttttatttccttcaATTCGTTTTTTTATGCATTACAAAGGAGATGTATATACATACACAACTATCTCTATAAGTAAGGAAACTAAATATTATCAATTTACAATTACTAAAAACTATTCACCAACCACTAATTTCCTAAGAATCAGTAATAGATATTAGGAAATCTGTTTACACCTCCAATATAACTGTGCAGACACTCCCCCTCAAGTTGAACTATAGATGTCTATCATGTTCAACTTGTCCAATGAGGTGTTAAACACCTTTCCGGAAACAGCTTTTGTTAACACATCTGCCAACCGATTTTCAGACTAAACGAATGGGAAGTGTATAATTTTTCTATCAAGATTCTCTTTTATAAAATGACGATCAACTTCCACATGCTTGGTGCAATTGTGTTGTACAGGATTATGAGCAATTTCAATGGCTACTTTGTTGTCACAATACAAGTTCATTGGTTTTAGATGCATGATCCCTAGATCTTGTAGTACATTTTTTATCCACAATAACTCGCACACCCCATGAGCCATGCCTCAAAATTCTACTTCTGCACTAGATCTTGCCACAACTTTTTGCTTTTTGCTCTACAAATGTAAAATATCCAGAGGTAGATCTTCTAGTCGTTTGGTCTCCTGTCCAATCTGAATTTGTATATCCCTCAATATCAAGTTTTTCATTCTTCGAAAATAACAGTCCTTTACCTAGAGAGTTCTTCAAATATCTTAGGATTCGATATATAGCGTTCATATGTTCTTCAGTTGGTGCATGCATAAATTGGCTTACAACACTTACAGCATAGGCTATGTCTGGTGTGGTGTGTGACAAGTATATTAATCTTCCAACCAAACGTTGGTAACGACTTTTGTTGGCTGGGACTTGATCTACACACTCTCTGAGTTTATGGTTCATCTCTTTGGGAGAATCTGCAGGTTTGCAATCAAGCATTTTAGTTTCAGTTAGAAGATCAAGCACATACTTTCTTTGTGGCAATGAGATTCCATGTTGAGACCTTGCAACCTCAATCCCTAGGAAACGCTTTAGATGACCAAGATTCTTCATTTCAAACTTGGTGGACAAGTATTCTTCCAATGCAATTATTTCATTCAAGTCGTCtcctataataataatatcatcagCATACACAATCAGAGCGGTTATTTGtctttcattagtttttataaaaAGACTATGATCTGAATTACTCTGCCTATAACCAAACAAGTTCATAGTTTTTGAAAATCTTCCAAACCATGCTCTTGGTGACTGTTTTAGACCATACAAAGACTTTTTCAGCTTACAGACCATCTCAGATCTTGAAAGCTTTGTTCCTGGAGGCAAATCATATACACTTCTTCTTCTAGATCTCcatttaaaaatgcatttttaacaTCAAATTGTTACAGTGGCCAGTCTCGATTAGTTGCAATAGATAAGGGGATACGAATTGTGTTAATTTTTGCTACTGGTGCGAAGGTTTCTTGATAGTCTACCCCATATTTCTGCGTATATCCTTTTGCAACTAGTCGTGTTTTATATCTGTCTATGCTGCCATCTTCAAGTTTTAGTGTGAACACCCATTTACACCCGACTCTCTTTTTTCCTTTAGGCAAAGGTACAAGATCCCAAGTAGCATTTTTTTGTAAGGCCTCCATCTCTTCGTTTACAGCCTTTCTCCACTTTGGGTCAGTTAAAGCATCCTGCACACTATTAGGAATAGAAACAAAGGATAATTGATTAACAATAAATGCACATGATTTTGACAGCCTATGGTAAGATACATAGTTGCTAATGGGGTATTTGGAGGTAGACTTAAGATCAGGTTCATTTTGTTTCTTTGGGACTCCTTTATTTATTCTTTGTGGATATCTAGGAGATATGTCTTCTATAGTAATAGGAGGAATTATATTTGACTCATTTAGTAAAGGTTGAGAAGTTACCTGAGGGAGGATACTTTCGACTTCAGTTGATTATTCAGATGATGGTGTTAACAAGGGCAAATGAGAAATATCTACTATTTGATCAAGACTTTCAGTAATTATTTCTTGGTCTGTGCTAGAGTTCTGTCCTTGTATAGGATCTTCATTTCCTTCCTCTAATTCAACAAACTCATTGGTATTGTTTTGGATATTGTCAAAACTCTCTTCAATACCATTCTACCCCTGAAGAGGAGTTTGATAATTTCCCCCTGAATAATATGACTCCTTTtcatgaaaagaaacatcaagaGTGAcatgtaattttttggtatgAGGATCATAACACCGATAGCCTTTCTGAAAATCTGAATAGCCCACAAAAACACATTTCTTGGCACATGGATCAAGTTTAGTTCGTTGAACTTTGGGAACATGAACGTACGTTGCACAACCAAAAACTCGTGGTTCAAGGTTCGGTGAGGGAGGAATGGAAAGCAGAGATTGCATCTTTTGGAGTGGAGTTTGAAAATTAATAACTCTGGATGGTGTTCGATTGATTAGATAACATGCAGATTTCATAGCCTCGCCCCAATAAAATCGCAGCATAGTCATGCCAAAAAGTGAGGCACGAACAACTTCCATGAGCTGTCGATTTTTTCTTTCTGCTAAACTATTTTGCTTTGGGGCATAGGTGCAAGATGTTTTGTGTCGAATCCCATAAATACGCAAAAACTTTCCTAGTGTTGGTATGACTGTGAATTAAGTTCCGTTATCAGTTTGAAAAACTCGAATATGTTTTTGATATTGAGAGGAAACCATACTATGAAACTCCTAAAATGCGTCACATACATCACTTTTATGTTTAAGAAGAGAAACCCAAGTCATACGAGTAAAATTCATCAATGAAAGTAACAAAATAACGAGTTTTAGAAATAGAGGGAATTTTTGAAGGACCCCAAAcatctgaatagatgaccataaaAGGTTCAGAACTCTTATTGAGACTTGGCAAATAGGATACACGATGAGTTTTAGCCAATTCACAAACTTCGCATTTAAAATTAGAAACACTTATATTTGAAAACAAATGGGGTTGCAATTTTTTAAGGTAACCAAAAGAAAGATGTCCTAATCTTCGATGCCACAACCAAATAGCTGTTTGAGATTTTCTGCTTCACCTGAATTTGTATTATTTGCCTTTGGATTGTCGTCGTCTATCATATCCAAATAGTAAAGTTTGCCCCGTTTAACACCATAACCCAGAATCTTCTGAGTTTGAATGTCCTCAAATACATAGTACAATGGCCAAAAAATCACTGTACATGATAGTTTAGAAGTAATTTGACTGACAGATAACAAATTATATTCTAAGGAAGGAACAACAAGTATAGTATCAAGAGTAAGTGTTTTGGATAAAGTAATAGGGCCCTCTCCAGTAACAGGTGAGGTACCACTATTTGCTGTGGATATGACAGTTTGAGGTGAAGAGAAAATGGATTGTAAATGACCAGAATCTATTGTCATATGATCAGATGCACCTGTATCAA
It encodes the following:
- the LOC133817242 gene encoding uncharacterized oxidoreductase At1g06690, chloroplastic — encoded protein: MAMHVSNACFSVFSHGRVQRIRAAASEDFATLKTEEDKVKLGNSDLKVTKLGIGAWSWGDTSYWNNFDWDDRKMKAAKAAFNTSIDRGITFFDTAEVYGSRLALGAISSETLLGRFIKERKQKDPDVEVAVATKFAALPWRFGRQSVLIALKDSLNRLELSSVELYQLHWPGVWGNEGYIDGLGDAVEQGLVKAVGVSNYTERRLRDAYEKLKKRGIPLASNQVNYSLIYRIPEENGVKATCDELGISLIAYSPIAQGALTGKYTPENPPDGPRGKIYTPEFLTKLQPLINRIREIGENYGKTPTQVVLNWLIAQENVVPIPGAKNAEQAAEFAGALGWKLTNDEISELRSLASEIKPVIGFPVEKL